The following are from one region of the Chloroflexota bacterium genome:
- a CDS encoding SagB family peptide dehydrogenase, whose protein sequence is MAERSSHTWHPSPPLAILLVALLGVACVPLPSATATPAPVRSPTPISYPPLTPSPTPRPSVIPTPTPLGHIPLPQPRMAGPLSLEETIAKRRSMRSYSPWEPSLAEIAQLLWAAQGITDKRTGFRAAPSAGALYPLEVYVVTRQAVYRYLANSHALARVKEGDVREALCTAGLSQEPIREAPLSIVITAVYERTRVKYGERAERYVLLEAGHAAQNILLQAVSLGLGGVPIGAFYDQEVQEAIGCPSHHRPLYIIPIGRPRTGSALISLSPSP, encoded by the coding sequence ATGGCCGAAAGGTCTAGTCATACGTGGCATCCTAGCCCTCCCCTGGCTATCCTACTGGTCGCTCTTCTGGGGGTGGCCTGTGTTCCGCTGCCATCAGCCACGGCTACGCCAGCGCCCGTTCGCAGCCCAACACCCATATCCTATCCGCCGCTTACTCCCAGTCCCACCCCTCGTCCCTCGGTCATTCCTACCCCCACACCTCTCGGGCATATCCCTTTGCCTCAGCCACGGATGGCCGGGCCACTATCCCTGGAGGAGACCATCGCCAAGCGACGCTCAATGCGCAGCTATTCTCCCTGGGAGCCCTCACTGGCGGAGATCGCTCAGCTGTTATGGGCTGCGCAAGGCATCACTGATAAAAGAACAGGCTTTCGCGCTGCCCCCTCTGCCGGGGCGTTATACCCGCTTGAGGTGTATGTAGTCACACGTCAGGCGGTCTACCGCTATCTAGCGAATAGCCATGCGCTGGCCAGGGTAAAGGAGGGGGATGTCCGAGAAGCGTTATGCACGGCTGGTTTATCCCAGGAGCCCATTCGGGAGGCGCCTCTAAGCATCGTGATCACAGCTGTCTACGAGCGCACCAGGGTCAAGTATGGCGAACGGGCGGAGAGGTATGTGCTGCTGGAGGCCGGGCATGCGGCCCAGAACATCCTCCTCCAGGCGGTCTCTCTGGGTTTGGGCGGGGTGCCCATCGGGGCCTTTTACGATCAGGAGGTACAGGAAGCTATCGGTTGCCCCAGCCACCACCGGCCGCTCTACATTATCCCTATCGGCCGCCCCCGTACTGGCAGTGCCCTCATCTCCTTATCCCCTTCTCCCTAG
- a CDS encoding DUF6485 family protein: MPNQRSELIRRCNVEVNRGRCTCTYEPCERKGFCCDCIVYHRHYGELPGCLFPAEVERTYNRSIARFVEVYGRKV; the protein is encoded by the coding sequence ATGCCGAACCAAAGAAGTGAGCTCATCCGACGGTGTAACGTCGAGGTTAATCGGGGAAGGTGTACCTGCACCTACGAGCCCTGCGAACGGAAGGGCTTCTGTTGTGATTGTATCGTTTACCATCGTCACTATGGTGAATTGCCGGGTTGCCTCTTTCCAGCAGAGGTGGAGAGAACCTACAACCGCTCCATAGCCCGATTTGTAGAGGTCTATGGCCGAAAGGTCTAG
- a CDS encoding SDR family oxidoreductase → MRLRDRVAIVTGAASGNGRGIALRFAEEGAKIVVADLNLSGAEETVQMIKSRGSEAIAVQTDVTSAADIQRMVQAACDHFGHIDILVNNAGISPVGSVTEISEEEWDLVISVDLKSVFLGCKYTIPVMIERGGGSIINIAGTLGLQAAARKAAYCAAKAGVVNLTRQMAIDYGRDNIRINCICPGFVDTPLTASFSDEARRRLLARLPIPRVGQVEDIGNAAVYLASDEASYVTGLCLVVDGGQTLGIPAR, encoded by the coding sequence ATGCGACTGCGAGATAGAGTGGCGATAGTGACGGGTGCGGCTTCCGGCAATGGCCGAGGAATTGCTCTCCGGTTTGCGGAAGAGGGTGCCAAAATCGTTGTTGCCGATCTGAACCTGTCTGGCGCTGAGGAAACGGTCCAGATGATCAAGTCCCGAGGCTCGGAAGCAATTGCGGTTCAGACTGATGTAACATCAGCGGCAGACATTCAAAGAATGGTGCAAGCTGCGTGCGATCACTTTGGTCACATCGATATTCTGGTCAACAACGCGGGCATAAGTCCCGTGGGCAGCGTGACTGAGATCAGCGAAGAAGAGTGGGATCTGGTCATCAGCGTTGATTTGAAAAGCGTTTTTCTGGGTTGCAAGTACACTATCCCAGTGATGATAGAGCGTGGCGGTGGTTCAATTATCAATATCGCTGGCACGCTCGGGTTGCAGGCAGCAGCAAGAAAAGCGGCCTACTGCGCTGCCAAGGCAGGGGTCGTCAACCTGACACGACAAATGGCGATTGATTACGGCCGGGACAATATACGCATCAATTGTATCTGTCCCGGCTTTGTGGATACTCCGCTTACCGCTAGTTTCTCTGATGAGGCGCGGAGGCGGCTGCTTGCTCGATTGCCTATTCCCAGGGTGGGACAGGTGGAGGACATTGGAAACGCCGCCGTTTACTTAGCCAGCGATGAGGCTTCCTACGTGACTGGCTTGTGCCTCGTGGTCGATGGTGGGCAAACTCTGGGCATCCCGGCGCGCTGA
- a CDS encoding gamma-glutamyltransferase family protein, with amino-acid sequence MSTSTNSDSSAYPHHAYCPTVRGTKVMVASGHALASLAGARILERGGNAIDAGVAAGICLAVTQPDMVSFAGVAPVMIYLAESRQVVTVDGVGVWPQRATIAYFQEQAGGVIPEGVLRTVVPAAPDAWISALSTYGTMTFAQVSEDAIRLAAEGFPVHRLLAQRVAESVETYRRWPSSAEVFLPAGRQPSEGEVFVQSDLARTLQIIADAESAKSSRGRLAGLQAARDAFYRGPIAKRIAEFFAEQGGLLTPDDMAGFQVRIEPPVKVPYKGYEVYACGPWCQGPVLLQALRILEGLEFSRLKHNSAQYIHWIVEALKLALADREAHYGDPCFVDVPLDTLLSEEYGARQRLRIKPDQVFPQLPASGLSSSYGGRISAFSHLSELDGEGAPTAPYDTSYVCVVDSAGNAFSATPSDLSADIPIVPGTGLAVSPRGSQSWLDPNHPSALAPGKRPRLTPNPAMVFREGRLYMPFGTPGGDVQCQAMCQVFLNLAEFGMSPQLAVEMPRFATLSAPNSFWPHRARPGVIALEADIPAETIAGLVERGHKVELWKRADWEAGGVCLITVDPQSGVRTAGVDPRRECFAIGW; translated from the coding sequence ATGTCAACATCGACGAACAGCGACAGTAGCGCTTACCCACATCACGCCTATTGCCCCACGGTTCGGGGTACGAAGGTGATGGTCGCCTCGGGCCACGCTCTGGCGTCCCTGGCGGGAGCGAGAATTCTGGAACGTGGTGGCAATGCCATCGATGCAGGAGTGGCGGCGGGGATCTGCCTGGCAGTCACTCAGCCTGATATGGTTAGCTTCGCTGGGGTCGCCCCAGTAATGATCTATCTGGCCGAGAGTCGCCAGGTGGTTACCGTCGACGGCGTGGGTGTATGGCCGCAGCGTGCCACCATTGCTTACTTTCAAGAGCAGGCCGGGGGCGTTATCCCAGAGGGGGTGCTGCGAACTGTTGTCCCGGCTGCACCGGATGCCTGGATTAGCGCACTGTCCACATACGGTACGATGACCTTCGCTCAAGTATCAGAAGACGCTATCCGATTGGCAGCGGAAGGGTTTCCGGTTCATCGTCTCTTAGCACAGCGTGTTGCCGAAAGTGTTGAAACTTATCGACGCTGGCCCAGTTCGGCGGAGGTCTTTCTGCCGGCGGGGCGCCAACCGTCTGAGGGTGAGGTCTTCGTCCAGTCGGATTTGGCCCGCACACTGCAAATCATAGCCGATGCGGAGAGTGCGAAGTCGTCTAGGGGCCGGCTGGCGGGGTTGCAGGCTGCGCGCGACGCTTTCTACCGGGGTCCTATCGCCAAGCGTATCGCCGAGTTCTTCGCAGAGCAGGGTGGATTACTCACCCCGGATGATATGGCAGGCTTCCAGGTGCGGATTGAGCCTCCCGTCAAGGTCCCTTACAAGGGCTACGAGGTCTACGCCTGTGGGCCTTGGTGCCAAGGACCAGTCCTGTTACAAGCCTTAAGAATACTGGAGGGCCTGGAGTTTTCTAGGCTGAAACATAACAGCGCCCAGTACATCCACTGGATCGTCGAAGCGCTCAAGCTAGCGCTCGCCGATCGCGAGGCGCACTATGGTGATCCTTGTTTCGTCGATGTGCCTCTAGATACGCTACTGTCTGAAGAGTACGGCGCTAGGCAACGGCTGAGAATCAAGCCCGATCAAGTCTTCCCACAATTGCCTGCATCCGGCTTGTCCAGCTCTTATGGTGGAAGGATCAGCGCTTTCAGTCATCTGTCTGAACTGGATGGAGAGGGCGCCCCCACAGCACCCTACGATACCAGTTACGTCTGTGTTGTAGACTCTGCTGGAAACGCTTTCTCAGCTACACCTAGTGACCTTAGCGCAGACATCCCCATAGTGCCGGGTACTGGATTGGCGGTGTCTCCACGGGGTTCTCAGTCTTGGCTTGATCCAAATCACCCCAGTGCGCTAGCGCCTGGCAAACGACCGCGCCTCACCCCCAATCCAGCTATGGTTTTCCGAGAAGGCCGACTATACATGCCTTTTGGTACCCCTGGTGGCGATGTTCAGTGCCAAGCAATGTGTCAGGTTTTCCTTAACCTGGCTGAGTTTGGTATGAGCCCACAGCTGGCAGTGGAGATGCCCCGTTTCGCTACCCTGAGTGCTCCGAACAGCTTTTGGCCACACAGGGCGCGACCTGGCGTAATCGCGCTCGAGGCAGACATCCCAGCAGAGACAATCGCTGGCCTGGTGGAGCGGGGCCATAAGGTTGAGCTTTGGAAACGCGCCGACTGGGAAGCTGGGGGTGTCTGCCTGATCACCGTCGATCCCCAAAGTGGAGTGCGAACTGCCGGGGTCGACCCCCGTCGTGAATGTTTTGCCATCGGGTGGTGA
- a CDS encoding AroM family protein yields the protein MIDQCGSVTMSTVKRVHMLRTQGGVVLTKVGEGNVIMNENTIKRVQRSYGHRTLGMVIFGQAPRNDVLPQMMPFLPPDVTIRQLGALDNLDLAKIADLVPRSGEYVLLTRLRDGRAVYVAAERTLPLVQNCLDRLSGEGVNLVILLCTREFPALHTDVILIESSRLLPGIVRALSPKHLGIMVPLPEQIGYARSQWETLEASLAFIACSPYTDEQAVAAAARELAKQSLDLVVMDCMGYTLNHKRIVVEVTQRPVLLATSVLARITGELLG from the coding sequence ATGATCGATCAGTGCGGCTCTGTGACCATGTCCACAGTCAAAAGAGTCCACATGCTCAGGACTCAGGGCGGTGTTGTGTTGACCAAGGTTGGGGAGGGGAACGTCATCATGAATGAGAACACGATCAAACGAGTTCAGCGAAGCTACGGCCATCGGACGTTGGGCATGGTAATATTTGGGCAGGCGCCTCGAAACGACGTATTACCTCAAATGATGCCTTTCTTGCCGCCGGATGTGACTATTCGCCAGTTGGGCGCGTTGGACAACCTGGACCTAGCTAAAATTGCAGATCTTGTACCTCGTTCAGGTGAGTACGTCCTGCTAACCCGGTTACGAGACGGTCGAGCTGTATACGTAGCTGCTGAGCGCACCCTCCCGCTGGTACAGAACTGCTTAGACCGACTGTCAGGTGAGGGCGTGAACCTGGTGATCCTCCTGTGCACCCGTGAATTTCCAGCGCTGCACACGGATGTGATCCTCATTGAGTCTAGTCGCCTGTTGCCTGGCATCGTAAGAGCTCTATCTCCCAAACATCTGGGGATCATGGTTCCCCTTCCGGAGCAAATAGGCTATGCCAGATCTCAATGGGAAACTTTGGAAGCCAGCTTGGCCTTCATCGCCTGTTCCCCCTACACCGATGAGCAGGCCGTGGCTGCGGCTGCCAGGGAATTGGCTAAGCAGTCTCTGGATTTGGTTGTGATGGATTGCATGGGCTATACCCTGAACCACAAAAGAATTGTTGTCGAGGTAACGCAACGACCGGTTCTGCTAGCCACCTCGGTACTGGCCCGCATCACTGGCGAATTGCTGGGCTAG
- a CDS encoding ABC transporter permease: MTTYILRRLLWLPLVLFVVSLLVFVAMHLAPGDPVDIKTQQLASEEAMARLRIEWGLDRPMHLQFLTFLSYALRGDLGRSFAGGVSVTEQIAARFPATVELAVAALFISTVVGIPLGIVSAIRSNSVVDYAGRVFALLGISIPLFWFGIIMIIVFGVTLQWLPVSGRYDARTLYDLRTVTNFYLIDSVLNLDANAFTTTLRHLVMPAMALGLWSVGIITRMTRACMLNVLALDYVRTARSKGLIERIVVMRHCLPNAMLPVITLIGLQFGANLGGAVITETVFAWPGLGKLLVDSIRLRDYPQVQGSVLVLASAYVFINLAVDILYAYLDPRIRYGRE, encoded by the coding sequence ATGACGACCTACATTCTGCGCCGCTTGTTGTGGCTACCGCTCGTGCTCTTCGTCGTCAGCCTGCTGGTCTTCGTGGCCATGCATCTGGCGCCCGGCGATCCGGTGGATATTAAGACTCAGCAGTTGGCCTCAGAAGAAGCTATGGCGCGCCTTCGGATTGAGTGGGGTCTTGACCGACCCATGCATCTGCAGTTTCTGACTTTCCTTAGCTATGCCTTGCGAGGCGATCTCGGTCGCTCATTTGCTGGTGGTGTGTCAGTAACTGAACAGATCGCAGCCAGATTTCCAGCAACTGTTGAGCTCGCTGTGGCAGCGCTATTCATCAGTACGGTTGTTGGCATCCCGCTCGGCATTGTTTCGGCCATTCGGTCAAATTCCGTCGTTGATTATGCAGGTCGAGTGTTTGCACTACTCGGTATCTCCATCCCACTCTTCTGGTTTGGCATAATCATGATCATAGTATTCGGCGTCACGTTGCAGTGGTTGCCTGTCAGCGGGCGCTATGATGCCCGAACGCTATATGATCTCAGGACGGTGACTAACTTCTATCTGATTGATAGCGTTTTGAACCTTGATGCTAATGCCTTCACGACGACCTTGCGTCACCTAGTGATGCCAGCGATGGCGCTGGGTCTGTGGTCGGTGGGGATCATCACGCGAATGACCCGGGCCTGTATGCTAAATGTCCTGGCTCTGGACTATGTTCGCACGGCGCGCAGTAAAGGCCTCATTGAGCGCATAGTCGTCATGCGCCACTGTCTGCCGAACGCGATGCTGCCAGTCATAACTCTGATCGGGCTCCAGTTCGGGGCCAATCTAGGTGGGGCAGTGATCACCGAGACCGTTTTCGCTTGGCCCGGCCTGGGCAAGTTATTGGTCGATTCTATCCGCCTGCGTGACTACCCTCAGGTACAAGGTAGCGTGCTTGTGTTGGCTAGTGCCTACGTGTTCATCAACCTGGCTGTAGACATCCTGTACGCCTATCTCGATCCCCGGATTCGCTATGGCCGTGAATAG